The following proteins are co-located in the Vibrio astriarenae genome:
- a CDS encoding enoyl-CoA hydratase/isomerase family protein encodes MEYKNFTTFKVDIDNGIAWVTFDFPPVNVQGQEMLADLSSLALRLERDRTVKVVVFQSANPDIWVCHYDTNLLRDMSKQAVSRDEAKLLDLQAVLERISKLPQATIAKLEGYARGGGHEFALACDMRFAARGKYKFMQMEVAMGILPCGGGASRMARQAGLGRALEIILSARDFDADEAEAYGTINKALEPDEIGEYVENLARRIAQFPAESINACKQTVYESIDKPIEEALKAEAYWLYQATSQTSAITRFTWADEQGAQFDLNNQHNWEKLVIDIQNVNDE; translated from the coding sequence ATGGAATACAAAAACTTCACCACATTCAAAGTAGACATCGATAACGGCATTGCTTGGGTTACATTTGACTTCCCTCCGGTCAATGTACAAGGGCAAGAGATGCTGGCTGATTTAAGTAGCCTAGCGTTGAGATTAGAGCGTGATAGAACGGTAAAAGTCGTTGTTTTCCAATCTGCCAACCCTGACATCTGGGTCTGTCACTACGACACTAACCTGCTGCGAGATATGTCAAAACAAGCGGTTTCACGCGACGAAGCGAAGCTGCTAGACCTTCAAGCGGTGTTAGAACGTATCAGTAAACTGCCTCAAGCGACAATTGCAAAACTCGAAGGTTATGCCCGAGGTGGTGGTCACGAGTTTGCCCTTGCCTGTGATATGCGCTTTGCAGCGCGAGGAAAATACAAATTCATGCAGATGGAAGTGGCAATGGGCATCTTGCCTTGCGGCGGCGGTGCTTCGCGAATGGCTCGTCAAGCTGGTCTTGGCCGCGCTTTGGAGATCATCCTAAGTGCTCGTGACTTTGACGCTGATGAAGCCGAAGCCTATGGCACCATCAACAAAGCATTAGAGCCAGATGAAATCGGAGAATATGTAGAGAACCTTGCACGCCGCATCGCTCAGTTCCCAGCAGAATCAATTAATGCCTGTAAACAGACGGTGTATGAGTCCATTGATAAGCCGATCGAAGAGGCACTAAAAGCCGAAGCCTACTGGTTATACCAAGCCACCAGCCAAACATCTGCCATTACACGTTTTACTTGGGCTGATGAGCAAGGGGCACAGTTCGACCTAAACAATCAACATAATTGGGAAAAACTGGTCATCGACATTCAAAACGTCAACGATGAGTAA
- a CDS encoding LysR family transcriptional regulator, whose protein sequence is MDIESLKLFVKVAETLNISAAGRALGLAPAMASARIAKLESYLGADLFHRSTRRVALSTEGEYFLPHAISILAQHDTVMDVIGAESQQLAGTIRFASSSTFAQLYVVPLLPAFFERYPNINFDMRLGDRPINIIEDGIDLALRSSTVDDSGLRARKLATDKRILCASPDYLSRHGHISVPADLEHHHIISFKERKPRIMRSSHSAQESVFPPTECSARLICDDGTSMRLATLNGVGVSMNSFWSVAAELKQGRLVQVLSDYEVDEETNIWLVYPKANALSGKVRVFIDFLVEKIGDPPVWERD, encoded by the coding sequence ATGGATATTGAGAGTCTAAAGCTGTTCGTGAAAGTCGCAGAGACGCTCAATATTAGTGCTGCCGGTAGAGCACTAGGGTTAGCCCCAGCAATGGCTAGCGCGCGTATCGCAAAACTAGAAAGTTATTTGGGGGCTGACCTCTTCCACCGCTCTACTCGACGTGTTGCCCTATCAACTGAAGGGGAGTATTTTCTTCCTCATGCAATCAGTATCTTAGCTCAACATGACACAGTGATGGATGTCATTGGCGCGGAAAGTCAGCAACTGGCCGGCACCATTCGTTTCGCCTCTTCCAGTACATTTGCCCAGCTATATGTAGTGCCTTTGCTACCCGCTTTTTTCGAGCGCTACCCTAATATCAATTTTGATATGCGATTGGGAGACCGACCGATCAACATTATTGAAGATGGCATTGATTTAGCACTAAGGAGTTCTACCGTCGATGATTCAGGGCTTCGGGCAAGAAAGCTGGCTACCGACAAAAGAATACTTTGCGCGTCCCCAGATTATCTTTCTCGTCATGGACATATCTCTGTACCCGCGGATTTAGAGCACCACCATATCATCAGTTTTAAAGAACGAAAGCCGAGAATAATGCGCTCCTCACACTCGGCCCAGGAGAGTGTCTTCCCACCCACCGAGTGCAGTGCCAGGCTGATATGCGATGACGGGACGAGCATGCGCCTTGCGACATTGAACGGTGTGGGTGTATCGATGAACTCTTTCTGGAGTGTGGCTGCTGAGCTTAAGCAAGGAAGATTGGTGCAGGTATTGTCAGACTATGAAGTAGACGAAGAAACGAACATCTGGTTGGTATACCCAAAAGCCAATGCTTTGAGTGGCAAAGTGAGAGTGTTTATCGACTTCTTGGTGGAGAAGATAGGTGATCCCCCTGTTTGGGAGCGAGACTAG
- a CDS encoding DUF6868 family protein, producing the protein MLEINVLTEFLGWCTVLNLGLLALSSVLMSMLRPQIASFHSRVSALSEKELNVAYFRYLSHYKIVTLVFNVVPYLALKIMS; encoded by the coding sequence ATGTTGGAAATTAACGTGCTAACTGAGTTTTTAGGCTGGTGTACAGTGCTGAATTTGGGTCTGTTAGCGCTATCGAGTGTCTTGATGTCAATGTTGCGGCCGCAAATCGCCTCTTTTCATAGCCGAGTTTCTGCACTTAGTGAGAAGGAGCTAAATGTCGCCTACTTTCGCTATTTGAGTCACTATAAGATAGTGACCTTAGTGTTTAATGTGGTTCCTTATTTAGCCTTGAAGATCATGAGCTAG
- a CDS encoding GNAT family N-acetyltransferase, whose product MIELDSLKPKYHQKILEISLTTEQTQFSTSPIAFLADKTIGIDHHVIKIANDVVGFFKLDRYFAEQNDFVPVRSLGLKTFVIDPAFQGQGIGQRAVNALPAYIKKHYPKFNTIYLTVNCKNEAAKHCYIKGGFIDSGELYYGGPVGPQHILYQDLSSSRF is encoded by the coding sequence ATGATTGAGTTAGATAGTCTCAAGCCCAAATACCACCAAAAGATATTAGAGATATCTTTAACCACGGAGCAGACTCAATTTTCCACCTCACCTATCGCTTTTCTCGCCGATAAAACCATCGGTATTGATCATCATGTGATTAAAATTGCGAATGACGTGGTGGGTTTTTTCAAACTCGACCGCTACTTTGCTGAGCAGAATGACTTTGTCCCTGTGCGATCGCTAGGGCTGAAAACCTTTGTGATCGATCCCGCATTTCAAGGTCAGGGTATCGGCCAACGAGCCGTTAACGCCCTGCCGGCATATATCAAGAAACACTACCCTAAATTCAACACGATTTATCTTACCGTGAATTGTAAAAATGAAGCTGCCAAACACTGCTACATAAAGGGAGGCTTTATCGACTCTGGAGAGCTCTATTACGGCGGGCCTGTTGGACCTCAGCATATTCTCTATCAGGATTTGAGTAGTAGTAGGTTCTGA
- a CDS encoding methyl-accepting chemotaxis protein, whose protein sequence is MKLKNVSIKHKLLFMVLAAATLIIGMSIFNLFIQKEQQLQERMEKLEHQIETAVSLVNFYKGRSDLSVEEAKQQALDSLAALRYEDNNYYWITDTRNTLVMHPLRPTSVGNNMTNVRDGAGHYHWQEMSQIARTTGKGGLDYTWLSPQGELHDKISYVSYIREWDWIIGSGLFVSDIEQAFVRNIQIQIALSVTMVGLLFAASTVIGNSIVKPIEELLGMLKRIAGGDLTQSIRLKRQDEIGELAKGLDDMQATMKETLSLSLQTAEKASALSETIASTSEETSTSIRSQNLQLEQLSTAMTEMSSTIKDVASNAEHTSERTNQVSEQAVAGSESMNSTLGAVNQIASSIEGTSALMADLKKGVDNIGAVVQVIQEVSEQTNLLALNAAIEAARAGEQGRGFAVVADEVRNLASRTQTSTNEVQTTINALYENADKVLTVMEGNNQNIDATAQVANETKSTLDSMLGEMNHASSMVAQIAAAAEQQGGVANEMSENVSTIHLSAAEISQATHSLAEQTQEMVSIAEALRVQLSHFKIS, encoded by the coding sequence ATGAAATTAAAAAACGTCTCCATAAAGCACAAGTTGCTATTTATGGTTTTGGCTGCTGCCACCCTTATTATCGGAATGAGTATTTTTAATCTGTTCATACAAAAAGAACAGCAGTTGCAAGAGCGGATGGAGAAGCTGGAGCACCAAATAGAAACCGCAGTGTCTTTGGTTAACTTTTACAAAGGCAGAAGTGATCTGTCGGTTGAAGAGGCGAAACAGCAAGCTTTAGACAGTTTGGCGGCACTGCGCTATGAAGATAACAACTATTATTGGATTACCGACACCCGTAATACGCTGGTGATGCATCCACTGCGCCCAACCTCTGTTGGTAATAATATGACTAACGTTCGCGATGGTGCGGGTCATTACCACTGGCAAGAGATGTCGCAAATTGCTCGCACAACGGGCAAAGGTGGTTTGGACTATACATGGTTATCACCGCAAGGTGAGCTGCACGATAAAATCTCATATGTGAGCTATATTCGTGAGTGGGATTGGATTATTGGGTCAGGTTTATTTGTCTCCGATATCGAACAGGCCTTCGTTCGAAATATTCAGATTCAAATTGCTTTATCTGTCACTATGGTGGGCTTGCTGTTTGCCGCGAGCACAGTGATTGGCAACAGCATTGTTAAACCGATTGAAGAGCTGCTTGGTATGCTCAAGCGTATTGCAGGCGGTGATCTTACCCAGTCAATCAGACTCAAACGCCAAGATGAGATAGGCGAGTTGGCGAAGGGGTTAGATGACATGCAAGCGACAATGAAAGAGACGTTGAGTTTGTCACTGCAGACAGCAGAGAAAGCCAGCGCCTTGTCTGAGACGATTGCTTCAACGAGTGAAGAGACCTCCACCAGTATTCGTTCTCAAAACCTACAGCTAGAACAGCTTTCAACTGCAATGACTGAAATGTCGAGCACAATCAAAGACGTAGCAAGTAATGCGGAGCACACGTCAGAAAGAACCAATCAAGTGTCAGAACAAGCGGTTGCAGGCAGCGAAAGCATGAACTCAACACTGGGCGCTGTGAATCAAATCGCGTCTTCGATTGAAGGCACTTCAGCATTGATGGCAGACCTGAAAAAGGGTGTCGACAACATTGGTGCGGTGGTTCAGGTCATACAAGAAGTATCAGAGCAAACGAACCTGTTAGCACTTAATGCTGCCATTGAGGCTGCAAGGGCTGGTGAACAAGGCCGTGGTTTTGCCGTGGTTGCTGACGAGGTGAGAAACCTAGCCAGTCGTACGCAAACATCGACCAACGAAGTGCAAACTACGATCAATGCGTTGTATGAAAATGCCGATAAAGTACTTACTGTAATGGAAGGCAACAATCAAAATATCGATGCAACTGCACAGGTAGCAAACGAGACGAAATCGACGCTCGATTCAATGTTAGGTGAAATGAATCATGCCAGCAGCATGGTGGCGCAAATTGCCGCGGCAGCTGAGCAACAGGGTGGTGTTGCGAATGAGATGAGTGAGAATGTCTCAACGATTCATTTATCAGCGGCAGAAATCAGTCAAGCAACCCACAGTCTGGCAGAACAGACGCAAGAGATGGTGAGTATTGCTGAGGCGCTTAGAGTACAGCTGTCTCACTTTAAAATTAGCTAG
- a CDS encoding Gfo/Idh/MocA family protein — MSVQSSPNIRWGIIGPGRIAHRFADAFSAVEDGELYAVASRNENRLHEFADQFSINKRYSDYQAILADKNVDAIYIATPHRFHFDLAKQALESGKAVLCEKPLTVTSAQSQALFELANKNQVFLMEALWSRFLPAWQQIKQWLAEGAIGDVVSMHSTFGFKAERNNDDRLFNLDLAGGALLDTGVYNIAMSDFVMGTAPDTIVSDVLVGETGVDERSNVTLSFGDVVSEFTCSFLEPLPNEFKIVGSKGSIVAESNFWEANSVQLFNQDGTEQWFSFPYLSNGFEYQVLEVNRCLREGKLSSDNVSPEFTIRNMAVMDAILAQAGVKYPFLEEFCV, encoded by the coding sequence ATGTCAGTTCAATCTAGCCCAAATATTCGCTGGGGAATCATCGGTCCCGGGCGCATTGCTCATCGTTTTGCCGATGCGTTTTCTGCTGTTGAAGATGGCGAGCTTTATGCGGTTGCAAGCCGAAATGAAAATAGACTGCACGAGTTTGCTGATCAGTTTTCTATAAACAAGCGATACTCAGATTATCAAGCCATTCTCGCGGACAAAAATGTTGATGCGATCTACATCGCAACGCCGCATCGCTTTCACTTTGATTTAGCCAAACAAGCATTAGAGTCAGGTAAAGCGGTACTTTGCGAAAAGCCTCTCACCGTAACTAGCGCCCAGAGCCAAGCACTGTTCGAGCTGGCAAATAAGAACCAAGTGTTCTTAATGGAAGCTCTGTGGTCACGCTTTTTGCCTGCTTGGCAACAAATCAAGCAGTGGCTTGCAGAAGGTGCGATTGGCGATGTGGTGTCCATGCACTCCACATTCGGCTTTAAAGCAGAGCGAAACAATGACGACCGCCTCTTTAACTTAGACCTTGCTGGCGGCGCACTACTCGACACCGGTGTGTATAACATTGCGATGTCTGACTTTGTTATGGGCACAGCACCAGACACGATTGTTTCCGATGTGCTTGTCGGAGAAACGGGCGTCGATGAGCGCAGCAACGTGACGTTAAGCTTTGGTGATGTTGTCAGTGAATTTACTTGCTCATTCCTTGAACCCCTGCCTAATGAGTTCAAAATCGTTGGTTCGAAAGGCTCTATTGTTGCGGAAAGCAATTTCTGGGAAGCCAACAGTGTGCAGCTATTTAATCAAGATGGCACTGAGCAGTGGTTCTCCTTCCCATACCTGAGCAATGGCTTTGAGTATCAAGTATTAGAGGTAAATCGTTGTCTGCGTGAGGGGAAGTTGAGCAGTGACAATGTCTCCCCAGAGTTCACCATCAGAAACATGGCGGTGATGGATGCCATTCTTGCTCAAGCTGGGGTGAAATACCCTTTTCTTGAAGAGTTCTGCGTATGA